In the genome of Neodiprion pinetum isolate iyNeoPine1 chromosome 2, iyNeoPine1.2, whole genome shotgun sequence, one region contains:
- the Tbp gene encoding TATA-box-binding protein codes for MDQMLPSPGFSIPSIGTPLHQPEEDQQILPNALQQQQQVQQNQLQQMHPMGSNVHGMPMLGTPHKTMHTYAPAFATPQSLMQPQTPQNMMSPMVQPASQIAPPSIGPSTPGPMTPMTPASADPGILPQLQNIVSTVNLNCKLNLKEIALHARNAEYNPKRFAAVIMRIREPRTTALIFSSGKMVCTGAKSEEDSRLAARKYARIIQKLGFPAKFLDFKIQNMVGSCDVKFPIRLEGLVLTHGQFSSYEPELFPGLIYRMVKPRIVLLIFVSGKVVLTGAKVRQEIYEAFDNIYPILKSFKKQ; via the exons ATGGATCAAATGCTCCCGAGTCCGGGATTCAGCATCCCGAGTATCGGCACACCGTTACATCAACCTGAAGAGGATCAACAAATATTGCCGAATGCgctacaacaacaacaacaagtcCAACAAAATCAACTACAGCAAATGCATCCGATGGGTTCAAACGTACACGGAATGCCAATGTTGGGTACACCGCACAAAACTATGCACACTTATGCTCCGGCATTCGCAACGCCGCAAAGTCTTATGCAGCCACAAACACCG cAAAATATGATGTCGCCTATGGTTCAACCAGCGAGTCAAATAGCTCCCCCTTCAATCGGACCGTCAACTCCAGGCCCGATGACACCAATGACGCCTGCTTCCGCTGATCCTGGAATTCTACCCCAGCTTCA GAACATTGTGTCAACGGTGAATCTCAACTGCAAGCTTAACTTGAAGGAAATTGCGCTACATGCTAGAAACGCCGAGTATAATCCGAAACGATTTGCAGCAGTTATAATGAGGATAAGAGAACCCAGAACTACCGCCTTGATATTCAGCAGCGGAAAAATGGTATGTACCGGCGCTAAAAGTGAAGAGGACTCTCGCCTGGCTGCAAGAAAATATGCACGTATCATACAGAAGCTTGGATTTCCA gCTAAATTTCtggatttcaaaattcaaaatatggTTGGAAGCTGCGATGTCAAATTCCCCATCAGATTAGAAGGACTTGTATTAACGCACGGCCAATTCTCTTCGTATGAACCAGAACTATTCCCTGGCTTGATATATCGAATGGTTAAACCCCGTATCGTGTTGCTTATATTTGTTTCTGGCAAAGTTGTATTGACTG GTGCAAAAGTACGGCAAGAAATTTATGAAGCTTTCGATAACATATATCCAATTCTGAAGAGTTTTAAGAAGCAGTGA
- the Sf3b5 gene encoding splicing factor 3B subunit 5, which translates to MGERYNIHSQLEHLQSKYIGTGHADTTKFEWLVNQHRDSCSSYMGHYDLLNFFALAENEAKARVRFNLMEKMLQPCGPPPEKPED; encoded by the coding sequence ATGGGGGAACGTTACAATATCCATAGTCAGCTGGAACATCTTCAATCCAAGTACATTGGGACAGGTCATGCAGACACAACGAAATTTGAATGGTTGGTTAATCAGCACAGAGATTCATGTAGCTCTTACATGGGGCATTACGACcttctaaatttttttgcgCTAGCTGAAAACGAAGCCAAGGCACGCGTCAGATTTAATCTGATGGAGAAAATGCTGCAGCCTTGTGGCCCACCTCCAGAAAAACCAGAAGATTAA
- the LOC124211799 gene encoding exosome complex component MTR3 isoform X2 — protein sequence MPFDQKRINGPEVSVPYSVYTDVNKSKSSKPKKSLHKRVDGREHKDLRKIFVKTGVISQAKGSAYIEVGITKVVCSVFDPREIPNKNEYSLQGELFCEFKYAPFACAKRRIHQQDAEEKEFSLVMQRSLEPAVCRQEFPNFQVDVYALVLDNGGSSLAAAIMCASLALADASVPMFGLVTAVSAGFYKDTMFLDLTMEEEVLCNSAPAKPNPPNNHGLIMQAALPQHDQISEFFLVGSINIDCIKQAIETLTVANKNICPVVQQCLVKTVLRALKRKEQEKN from the exons atgccTTTTGATCAGAAACGTATAAATGGTCCAGAGGTTTCCGTACCGTATAGCGTCTACACTGACGTTAATAAATCGAAATCAAGTAAACCAAAAAAATCACTGCATAAAAGAGTTGATGGTCGAGAGCATAAGGATctcagaaaaattt TTGTCAAAACTGGTGTTATCAGCCAAGCAAAAGGATCAGCCTACATAGAGGTTGGAATTACAAAAGTGGTATGTTCAGTATTTGACCCGAGGGAAATTCCAAACAAGAATGAATACAGTTTACAAGGTGAACTCTTTTGCGAGTTTAAATACGCCCCATTTGCCTGTGCAAAGAGACGAATACACCAACAAGATGCGGAGGAAAAGGAATTCAGTCTCGTTATGCAACGATCACTAGAACCAGCTGTTTGCAGG CAAGAGTTCCCAAATTTTCAAGTCGACGTGTATGCTCTGGTCCTCGACAACGGTGGCTCCTCTTTAGCAGCAGCCATAATGTGTGCCAGTCTTGCATTAGCAGATGCAAGTGTCCCCATGTTTGGTCTGGTTACTGCAGTTTCCGCA GGGTTCTATAAAGATACAATGTTTTTGGATCTGACAATGGAGGAAGAGGTACTTTGTAATTCTGCACCAGCAAAGCCAAACCCACCCAATAACCATGGACTGATCATGCAAGCTGCTTTACCGCAACATGACCAGATTTCAGAGTTTTTTCTCGTTGGAAGCATTAACATAGATTGCATAAAACAAGCTATCGAAACCCTCACTGTAGCTAATAAGAATATATGTCCAGTTGTTCAGCAATGTTTAGTCAAAACTGTCCTCAGAGCTTTAAAGCGAAAggaacaggaaaaaaattaa
- the LOC124211799 gene encoding exosome complex component MTR3 isoform X1: protein MPFDQKRINGPEVSVPYSVYTDVNKSKSSKPKKSLHKRVDGREHKDLRKIFVKTGVISQAKGSAYIEVGITKVVCSVFDPREIPNKNEYSLQGELFCEFKYAPFACAKRRIHQQDAEEKEFSLVMQRSLEPAVCRQEFPNFQVDVYALVLDNGGSSLAAAIMCASLALADASVPMFGLVTAVSAVSEVKGFYKDTMFLDLTMEEEVLCNSAPAKPNPPNNHGLIMQAALPQHDQISEFFLVGSINIDCIKQAIETLTVANKNICPVVQQCLVKTVLRALKRKEQEKN from the exons atgccTTTTGATCAGAAACGTATAAATGGTCCAGAGGTTTCCGTACCGTATAGCGTCTACACTGACGTTAATAAATCGAAATCAAGTAAACCAAAAAAATCACTGCATAAAAGAGTTGATGGTCGAGAGCATAAGGATctcagaaaaattt TTGTCAAAACTGGTGTTATCAGCCAAGCAAAAGGATCAGCCTACATAGAGGTTGGAATTACAAAAGTGGTATGTTCAGTATTTGACCCGAGGGAAATTCCAAACAAGAATGAATACAGTTTACAAGGTGAACTCTTTTGCGAGTTTAAATACGCCCCATTTGCCTGTGCAAAGAGACGAATACACCAACAAGATGCGGAGGAAAAGGAATTCAGTCTCGTTATGCAACGATCACTAGAACCAGCTGTTTGCAGG CAAGAGTTCCCAAATTTTCAAGTCGACGTGTATGCTCTGGTCCTCGACAACGGTGGCTCCTCTTTAGCAGCAGCCATAATGTGTGCCAGTCTTGCATTAGCAGATGCAAGTGTCCCCATGTTTGGTCTGGTTACTGCAGTTTCCGCAGTAAGTGAAGTAAAG GGGTTCTATAAAGATACAATGTTTTTGGATCTGACAATGGAGGAAGAGGTACTTTGTAATTCTGCACCAGCAAAGCCAAACCCACCCAATAACCATGGACTGATCATGCAAGCTGCTTTACCGCAACATGACCAGATTTCAGAGTTTTTTCTCGTTGGAAGCATTAACATAGATTGCATAAAACAAGCTATCGAAACCCTCACTGTAGCTAATAAGAATATATGTCCAGTTGTTCAGCAATGTTTAGTCAAAACTGTCCTCAGAGCTTTAAAGCGAAAggaacaggaaaaaaattaa
- the LOC124211799 gene encoding exosome complex component MTR3 isoform X3, with protein MPFDQKRINGPEVSVPYSVYTDVNKSKSSKPKKSLHKRVDGREHKDLRKIFVKTGVISQAKGSAYIEVGITKVVCSVFDPREIPNKNEYSLQGELFCEFKYAPFACAKRRIHQQDAEEKEFSLVMQRSLEPAVCRGFYKDTMFLDLTMEEEVLCNSAPAKPNPPNNHGLIMQAALPQHDQISEFFLVGSINIDCIKQAIETLTVANKNICPVVQQCLVKTVLRALKRKEQEKN; from the exons atgccTTTTGATCAGAAACGTATAAATGGTCCAGAGGTTTCCGTACCGTATAGCGTCTACACTGACGTTAATAAATCGAAATCAAGTAAACCAAAAAAATCACTGCATAAAAGAGTTGATGGTCGAGAGCATAAGGATctcagaaaaattt TTGTCAAAACTGGTGTTATCAGCCAAGCAAAAGGATCAGCCTACATAGAGGTTGGAATTACAAAAGTGGTATGTTCAGTATTTGACCCGAGGGAAATTCCAAACAAGAATGAATACAGTTTACAAGGTGAACTCTTTTGCGAGTTTAAATACGCCCCATTTGCCTGTGCAAAGAGACGAATACACCAACAAGATGCGGAGGAAAAGGAATTCAGTCTCGTTATGCAACGATCACTAGAACCAGCTGTTTGCAGG GGGTTCTATAAAGATACAATGTTTTTGGATCTGACAATGGAGGAAGAGGTACTTTGTAATTCTGCACCAGCAAAGCCAAACCCACCCAATAACCATGGACTGATCATGCAAGCTGCTTTACCGCAACATGACCAGATTTCAGAGTTTTTTCTCGTTGGAAGCATTAACATAGATTGCATAAAACAAGCTATCGAAACCCTCACTGTAGCTAATAAGAATATATGTCCAGTTGTTCAGCAATGTTTAGTCAAAACTGTCCTCAGAGCTTTAAAGCGAAAggaacaggaaaaaaattaa
- the Nse1 gene encoding non-structural maintenance of chromosomes element 1 homolog, translating to MSYTNNHRALLQVIMERGAVSTADARELIVKLFQQNESTQTYIHQINVKLEPLNMTIKLVTCELTGHKYWILISTLIDKTASFQNEFSPAQLELLRKILSEIITSDDGCAPSTACLNLCSSLDTQMSKADAEDFLAKMVEKKWFVKEHGKFYMGVRSIAELIPYFKASYSEEALKTCALCRQMVFHGERCICCHNVLHMLCFANCARVQNPPKCPSCNTIMSTDNINDFDAYNDHVLDFPEMSVETENSEKRTTNPTKKRKYSAR from the exons ATGTCGTATACCAATAACCATCGTGCGCTATTACAAGTGATAATGGAACGTGGAGCTGTGAGCACTGCCGACGCGAGAGAACTAATTGTCAAGTTATTTC AACAGAACGAAAGCACGCAGACATACATACATCAAATCAATGTTAAACTGGAACCTTTGAACATGACTATAAAACTTGTAACCTGTGAATTGACAGGTCATAAGTATTGGATTCTGATCAGTACGTTGATTGATAAAACTGCGAG CTTCCAGAATGAATTTTCACCTGCACAGCTGGAACTGCTCAGAaagattttatctgaaataattACTTCGGACGATGGTTGTGCTCCTAGCACTGCGTGCTTGAATTTGTGCTCTTCTCTCGACACTCAAATGTCAAAAGCAGATGCCGAAGATTTCTTGGCAAAGATGGTCGAGAAAAAGTGGTTTGTCAAAGAG CATGGTAAATTTTACATGGGTGTACGCAGCATAGCAGAGTTGATTCCGTACTTCAAAGCTAGTTACTCCGAAGAAGCTCTTAAAACCTGTGCTCTTTGCCGTCAAATGGTCTTCCAT GGTGAACGCTGCATTTGCTGTCACAACGTTTTACATATGCTTTGTTTTGCTAATTGTGCGAGAGTCCAAAATCCACCAAAGTGTCCCAGCTGCAACACTATCATGTCCACAGACAACATTAACG ATTTTGATGCATACAATGATCATGTGTTGGATTTTCCGGAAATGAGCGTAGAGACGGAAAATAGTGAGAAAAGAACGACGAATCCtacgaaaaaaaggaaatacagCGCTAGGTAA